Genomic segment of Nilaparvata lugens isolate BPH chromosome 6, ASM1435652v1, whole genome shotgun sequence:
acacacacacacacacacacacacacacacacacaccacacacacacacacacacacacacacacacaacacacacacacacacacacacacacacacacacacacacacacacacacacacacacacacacacacacacacacacacacacacagaccaacacccaaaaatcatgtttttggactcaggggaccttggaacgtatagaaaacttgaaattagggtaccttaattttttttggaaagcaatactttccttacctatggtagtagggcaagaaaagtaaaaagggtactttcagtttcaatttttaagTTAATAGGCTACGAGTATCCcttattaagaaattaataaattatgtaggATGCTGAGATTTGATACGAGTtttgagaatataataattatttggtgTGATCCTGTATTTCtgcatattttatattatttctgcATTATAAGAATAtagtatttttatcaaattaatgaatTGCATGGTTGTGTGAATACATATTATCTAATATTGACTGCTTCCTACAGTCATGGAAAAATACATTGAGAAAcgttattataaaattgaaataacagACTGGAACACTAGTTGCCTGAAGTTTGTCATCCCAAACAAGAGAGCTTGCATGCATTTGCTGAATAATAAGTGGGACAAACCTAAAGTTTCCAGTTGGAACAataaattcacataataatttCTGAAAGGATTTTTTTTAcactttttttatgtatttgaatacgacatgcagtcgattattaagtaaatattaaaaacttttacttactgactttCAATCGTCTGGCGATCATtttccagtcagtaagtaaaagtttttaatatttacttaataatcgactgcatgtcgaTTACAtgtttaaatacataaaaaaagtttgtttatacaaagcagctcggaatggatcaagaaatcatcacctttgatttttttttttttttaattgaacagcctataaatttaatgtttatctctaatcaagcttgatttattACTTTAAAAGCATGTCTCTAAGATCGAGCTAGTTGATTATAGGAGGTTTCCAAGAAGATTACCTGACAgaagtttatttttgaataatcgAAAAACCTTCCTAGGAAtggtattttataaaaataaatcgatGCATAATTTATGGGTGTTCACTTGTTTTGTCATTACATAATTTTGTAAAACGTTATTATAGCCTCTGTTGTTAGTGAGATgtagtaatattttttcataatggaACACTATAGAATTCTGTCCAAATTCTTGATTTCTAGACAACATTCTAatgtttcattattaaaatactattataatatcaaACAATATGAGGAAGGCTCTATACCTATCAATTTAGCAAAGCAAAGaaagttttttaaattattcatgcCTATGACAGAGGGATGCCTAGAGGGCTTCCTACGTAAAATGCGTCATTTTTTTGGTGGTGGAGGGGGGGGGGAAGTTTCAAAACAAATCTCGGGGGGTTGAAGTTTTAAACATGACTGAAGATTTCTTGCGGGGTTCTTATTTATAAGGGGTTTGGAGctgatattcaattcaattgaggGGGAGGTTAATTGGCTTTAGTGGAAGCTCGATGTGGGTATCAAAGTATATTATATGGGTATTGGGTAAAGACTAGAGAGTTTTGTCTGATGCAGGTCAAACCTTTTAAGATTGGCGCCATCTCTAATCTCGATTGTCAAGGCCAAGCTTCGATATAAAAATATCGATTCTTCAAACCAAAACATCGATATTCTATCCGAAACCTTCCCTTCTGGAAAATAACCTCAatctcaatattttcatttacttaCTGGCAACactattttttccaaataaaataacatcTTTGAGTAATTAATTCTAGAAGTAAATAACAGGATTCTCTAAAGAATGTCAAACTTTAATTTTATATGAATGGAAGACAGCAAGAACCAGCTGAAATTATAAACAACACTAATTTTATCAACAACATTTGGCCACTATAATACCGGTATGTTTCAGAAGAGAATTTATTTCAAGCTTATTGATatgtttaaaattattatacaactttttagtaatataataatatggatgGTCTACATTTATAAAACTAATAGATGAATACGAATTGAAAACCTTTGATAACGACTTGCTATGCACTTCAACAcaactcaaataataatgtgTAGACAACgatattgaatttattggttGTCTCACAAAAATTCTGTAGTTTGTAAAATTATCctattgatattttttgataaaattatattcttattaattatataattgtttAAAACTAATATCAATCTACTCAACATTTTGTTTATGACAGGCTAGGTTTTGTCTCAATTATGGAATTAACTTTAATAAGGTTTATTTTATAACTTGAATTACCGTAGCTGATGTCTCTGCAATTTTTGAGATAACCATCTTCACtaaaattctttaattcaaatttcaccAAATAAGCACAGTAAATGTAAACCTTTTTAAAGCACTGGTACCGTAATCGTAGGCTACGCTACCTCGACCTCATTACTAAAGACTTTATTTTGACTCACTCAGTAAGTCTTACTGACAGACATGTAGATACCTGTCACGTCGCAACGTTCCACCGAAAAGCGGAAACTGAAAAAGATCTTCAAGAtccaaattataaattaataatatattattcgatATTTGTTAATATGAGAATAGAAATCCcaaaaagtttttatttgttTAGTTTACAGAgaggttataaatattatagccttatgaaattatataatttttaaatttgtttaaaaaatagaatagcctAATCAAAAAGTCGCCCAACCCATAGGCCTACTTCAGAAATTACCGTATCATTCAAGGTGCCGGTTACTCAAAagtcggttgaattttaatcgtgattaattctacttgaaccaatcacagaagccatctatttgaaaaaaaaccttTTCTGATTTGTTCTTCTAAAACcaattatgattgaaatttaactggATTTTGAGCAATCAGGCCAAGGACTTCAATTCCATGGAATGTCATTCAAATGCTCCAAATTGTAATAGGATGTTTTGGTTCAATTTTGTAATATGGAAACTACAAATCATTCAGTTATTCATTTTGGctgtttttttataattttgtatgaGTCTTATTTATGTTTAATAAGTTAGAGATTTTTTGATTGGCTATTCAGAAAAATAGACACTAGACCTACATCTACATCAGGACTATTTTTAACCATCAGGAGATTTTTTAATTGGCTATTTAGAAAAATAGACACTAGACCCACATCTAAAtcaggaatattaaaaaaaaaaatgggagATAAGAGATTCATGATAACTTGTCTTAGATCCTATACTTTTATAGAAACTGgataatgataaatattgaaaaaatgaacatGTTTAGCCTGATGCTTTCATTATCAACAGATACCGTAAATTGCTTTCTTCCTTGGTTCAATCATATTAATATTCCATTCGGTTCAAAAGTTATACGGACGCtaaaatataatgttcatgataaaaaataatttattccaaaAATATAGAACTACGAAATGTACCaagaatacaatgtattctaggtaccttggaaCTACCTATTACTCCAGATGATCCATTGAATGTTTTCAGAAGAATAGAGTGAGACTTGCTGGAAAGTTCAAAATGAGCTTGTTCTtatcaaggtgcgtacagatttacgcgccgcgaacatgagcaattcacttttaatcagctgatgccaagctttttatatctgtatcttaccgtttctgtaaaaatacagataaagtcagcagattaaaagtgaattgctcatgttcgcggcacgtatatctgtacgcacctttagatataCATCAAATGACCTGTAGCACTGTCctatattattctttattgatccatacaatattattctctcaCTGGTTTTTTATTACTTCAtactagtttatttttattttatattgaataattagaTAATGTACTTATCTTGTTAATTACATTTCGTTAACTGATCACACTATTGGAAACGTAATCAGTAAAATTTCCGAAatactatttaatttctaattatGTGTCACCGGTATGaaatttgagaaggaaataaatttatttattgattattttatcaggAATCTTATCCAAAATTTCACTCTGTTTCAGGTATGTCTCTCTCTCACGCAAGGGTGTTTATGCAGCTCATAAGCTCATCATTTGCAGCCATCTCTCCACGCCTCAGATATTGCAGCAAATGCATACAAAAtagattcattcataactcactGCCACTCATAACAAGAGTACTCACTAACAATACtattcaagagaaaaatagTTCTCACCTGTTGAGCGTTCATTCACCAGTTGGAGTAGTACACCGTTCATATGCTAAAGGAAGGGACAAAAAGAAGGGTGATAAAGGTAATTAGACATAGCCTAcagtattcattattttacaattcataatgaatcttaataaaaattcaatggtcATGTTGgaatttgttttcttttttgccAAGGATGAAGCCCACATTAGCTCAAGACTTGTGCATGAATAATTAGATATTGAATAACTCATTAAGAGTTCAATGTTCATGTTGGAAAATTGCTAACCTACTGATTCTTCGCTgattacatttgaaaaatattccaaCTAAGggtcaagccacatgaagcgtttttccAGGCGTTTTCGCACTGACGACGGACGTGTTCGCAGGGCAGGAACACcaacactacctccgtaaacaaagccgtagtgcattcgtgtgacgtcagtaCAGGTAGGCTTCTACTAGGgcatcagctagtgtttttattggtgtaggagccctacctgtgctgacatcacacgaatgcactacggctttgtttacggaggtagtggcaggaagctctccgatagACTGATTATCAGCTGACAATCGGTCAATTGCagagctttctgccctgccAACACATCCCTCGTCAGtgcaaaaacgcttcatgtggcttggcccttatcTTCAGTTGTCTCAGTAGGCTAGTGAATTCATAGGTCCACTACAATATCTATCTTAAATTATCTCAGAAACTCAATTTTTCCAGTTGAAAACTACAATTAAGTTTATGTCCTCGCTTTAAAATTCTCTCAATATTTTAACGTAATATAATCCACTCAATATTTTCGACAAGTCAATGCTATTTGATCAAATAAAGAAAAActtgttgataaaaatattgaagtaATTTAAGACAATGTTTTACATCCATATTTTCATGAGATACTGGAATAACTTGTTTTAAACTagcaatttataaataatatccaTGAAATGTTATTCTAGGACAGAAAAAATCAGTTTCTATCGATGAATCAGTCTTGAATGGAGTTGTCGATGTTGAAAATCTTCGCAGCCAGATGCAAAAGCATGTTGACGATTTGCAGGAAGATTACATCAAGAATCTGTCTCTACGTTCGACCTCAGGTgagacattatagagtgcctaGTCTACACTCTCGCCAAGTCggtcttgccatccacactgcaatgtgaccattTGTGGGTGCTCGGCTCGGCACTCATCTTCCCTTGGCTGGCCTTCACTCGACAAAAATCGGAGTGAAGGCAAGCGCTAGCAAAACAGCCATCCACACACTCTCGCGCTCGTCGTCATTTTCACGCACTTGGCGAGAGTGTAACACAAGGGTTGAAAGGGACCTAAATTTCATTAATCCTAATCAGCAAACAGAATAATATTACAGCAAATTTCTCATTGTTGCTTTACAGTAAACAGTCACTGTCAACATTAACGCTGGACGAATGTATGCTTTCCTCAAATTCATCACTGCCTCATCAAATACTCTACCTATAGTGAattccacattataatggcagtggagaaagataggagaacagcgttgccgattctctgccttgccactgccttctatagatgatatagctgataccggtatatgtGATGTAGGCCTAATATCAACTGTTTCTTCtcgtaaaaataataaattatatcttaTTTGTCTTGAACatagtatatttttcaaacgattcaatgatgaattttcataattggaattgaataatttgataatatttctatattattgttaaaaactTATTTACTACTTATTCatcattcacaatcaacttaaggactaAGAAACATAACAGTCCAAAACTTGtttatcccaatttcataaacaAAAACTATCTGGCAACTTTGCAGAGCTAGGAAAAGATAgtactatctgctttgtcgaatgatggacaaggatagcaacaccaatgttaatcaaatactgccattatgacgCGGACCTTACTGTAGCAGTCAAGTTTAAGCAAGTCATTGTACAAgcagttttaattattttttaaaatttattcaataggCCTatacattttatcaatttcaggCGCAATCGAGCAATTAAAAGTTAAATTCGAAGGCAATGACTACGTACTGCAAGATCTGGCGCAAGTGATCAGGCAGAATCCGAAATCGATAATACTGAATATGGCCTCCTTCCCCACAGCCATACCAGCCGTGCTGGATGCCATTGCCAAGTCGGGCATGAATCTTAACTGTCAGCAGGATGCAACAAAACTGTTCATTCCAGTGCCTAAGTAtgtattaatttaattaatttttactttccttgccctattactataggtaaggaaagtaatgctttccgaaaaaaattaaggtaccccaatttctatacgtttcaaggtcccctgagtccaaaaaagtggtttttgggtatttgtctgtatgtgtgtgtgtgtgtgtgtgtgtgtgtgtgtgcgtgtgtgtgtgtgtgtgtgtgtgtgtgtttgtgtgtgtgtgtgtgctcccaatcaacggaatgacttaaaattcggaacttaaggtcctcacaatataaggatccgacacgaacaatttcgatcaaatgcaattcaagatggcggttaaaatggagaaaatgttgtcaaaaacaggggttttcgcggttttctcgaaaacggcttgaacgattttgattaaattcatacccagaatagtcattgataagctctatcaacttccacaagttccatatctgtaaaaaattcagtagctccgccccatctatgcaaagtttgattttagactctcaatttatcaggcttcagatacaattcaaacaaaaaatttcgagtggaaaagattgagcatgagaatctctacaattaatttcaaataacattttcacctaaaattgaaaataagctcgaaattcgagaaaatgtgattattcaattgcaaactgttggcaactgttgattctattaaatcattcactatgaagagatagcagacctcgtatgtctccagcgttattgtcctgtcaccagctggctcagatcttttgTTTataagtggacttgagatgcgcgtgaacactagcgtcaggtgatcaattttcataacggcaaggaaagttgtgtgagtgcgccacaccagatttttcatttattcaataattatacacaattcatcataatcaggcctattattattctaaacttAAGTTTCACCCCTATTTAATACAGAGGTATAAATAACAATAGAAATCTAAATACCCTTTTTagaattgtttactcacaacatttGTCGGCTATATGATGACACTATCAAGATAATTATCACttgataatctatatatataaaagcgaaatgacactcactcactgactgactgactgactcactcactcactcactcgcataactgaaaatctaccggaccaaaaacgttcaaatttggtaggtatgttcagttggccctttagaggcgcactaagaaatcttttagcaatattttaactctaagggttgtttttaaggggtttaaagttcgtcttttagcatgtatattcttcatctcccaatcaatataattgaaatttccatatcatatgttactatagaactataatcttgatagagtacctcttcgaaacagttgttaactggcaactaaattaataattttgtcaggttggcattaagttgagttgactttgttaggttggcaccaagttgaagatttaaatgcatttaccgcggaaaaattgattgggcactgctacttcaa
This window contains:
- the LOC111053747 gene encoding ribosome-recycling factor, mitochondrial — its product is MSLSHARVFMQLISSSFAAISPRLRYCSKCIQNRFIHNSLPLITRVLTNNTIQEKNSSHLLSVHSPVGVVHRSYAKGRDKKKGDKGQKKSVSIDESVLNGVVDVENLRSQMQKHVDDLQEDYIKNLSLRSTSGAIEQLKVKFEGNDYVLQDLAQVIRQNPKSIILNMASFPTAIPAVLDAIAKSGMNLNCQQDATKLFIPVPKVTKELREQLAKNAKALFIKCKDNIKDVQNKHLKTVKSKEKTGLSQDLSRTVCDQITAVCDTYVAQAEKVLSIKEAELKGNQN